In Candidatus Nealsonbacteria bacterium, one DNA window encodes the following:
- a CDS encoding insulinase family protein, whose product MFKKITLKNGLRIITVPQKHSQSITIFALVGAGSKYELKEINGISHFIEHMFFKGTKKRPNLQAVSETLDKIGGIYNAFTSEEYTGYFAKVEASHFDLALDWVSDIFLNSVLPEKEIEKEKRVIIEEINMYYDIPMSYVQILWPKLLYGNQPAGWPVAGTKESVTKISRQDLINYLQSQYVAQNTLVCLAGKFEKSSALAETSSHLAPRSVIEKVKKHFSEIGLKKPKEKLKVFEKQTKPNLILHTRETDQTHLCLGVRGYNLFHPQKYALELLGVILGGMFSSRLSLIIRGELGIAYYISTNVETDTDTGYLVTQAGIDNKNVEKAISTILKEYKKISQKGVEENELKKAKDYTKGKMALILETSDAQASFYGFQELLKKEILTPDQIYKKIDKITENDILKTAGDIFKPEKLNLALIGPFKDKRIFQQYLRF is encoded by the coding sequence ATGTTCAAAAAAATTACCCTCAAAAATGGTTTAAGGATTATTACTGTTCCCCAAAAACACAGTCAATCAATAACGATTTTTGCGCTTGTTGGCGCGGGTTCAAAATACGAGTTAAAAGAAATAAACGGCATCTCCCATTTTATTGAGCATATGTTTTTTAAAGGAACAAAAAAGAGGCCAAATCTTCAGGCGGTTTCTGAAACCTTAGACAAGATTGGCGGAATTTATAATGCCTTTACCTCGGAGGAATACACTGGTTATTTTGCCAAAGTTGAGGCTTCTCATTTTGATTTGGCCCTAGATTGGGTTTCGGATATTTTTTTGAACTCCGTTTTACCAGAAAAAGAAATTGAGAAAGAAAAAAGAGTAATTATTGAGGAAATTAATATGTATTACGATATTCCGATGAGTTATGTCCAAATTTTGTGGCCGAAATTACTCTACGGAAATCAGCCAGCCGGCTGGCCAGTGGCCGGGACAAAAGAAAGCGTGACTAAAATATCTCGTCAGGATTTAATTAACTATTTACAATCGCAATATGTTGCTCAAAATACCCTGGTTTGTCTGGCCGGGAAATTTGAAAAATCCTCGGCGCTCGCTGAGACCTCGTCTCATCTCGCACCTCGCTCGGTAATTGAAAAAGTAAAAAAACATTTCTCAGAAATCGGGCTAAAAAAACCAAAGGAAAAATTAAAAGTTTTTGAAAAACAAACAAAACCAAATTTAATTTTACATACCAGAGAAACCGATCAAACCCATCTTTGTCTGGGAGTCAGGGGATACAACCTATTTCATCCCCAAAAATATGCCCTGGAACTTTTAGGGGTAATTTTGGGAGGAATGTTCAGTTCCCGGCTATCTTTAATTATTCGGGGAGAATTGGGAATTGCCTATTATATTTCAACCAACGTTGAGACCGATACCGATACTGGTTACCTGGTTACCCAGGCCGGAATTGATAACAAAAATGTTGAAAAAGCAATCTCAACTATTTTAAAAGAATACAAAAAAATTTCTCAAAAAGGAGTTGAAGAAAATGAGCTTAAAAAAGCTAAAGATTATACAAAAGGAAAAATGGCTTTAATCTTGGAAACCTCTGATGCCCAAGCCTCGTTTTACGGCTTCCAAGAGCTTTTGAAAAAAGAAATATTAACCCCCGACCAAATTTATAAAAAAATTGATAAAATTACTGAAAATGATATTCTAAAAACAGCCGGAGATATTTTTAAGCCGGAAAAACTTAATCTCGCCCTTATCGGACCTTTTAAAGACAAGAGGATATTTCAACAGTATTTGAGGTTTTAA
- a CDS encoding glycine--tRNA ligase: MLNKNMEKDLMSKIISLCRRRGFIFPSSEIYGGFGSGYDFGPLGVEMKNNIKQAWWDEMTKKQENIVGLDAAILMSPQVWQASGHLTAGFADELVECKKCHHRFRKDFLKENKCPDCGGELTPPRKFNLMMKTFVGPVEDEVAVTYLRAETCQGIYLNFLNVLNSMRLKIPFGIAQIGKAFRNEITPGNFIYRTREFEQMEMQWFCRPQEADKFFDYWKTQRIKWYLGLGIKKENLRAVEVPEKERSHYAKRQIDIEYKFPFGSPRFGGEAGWQEIEGIHNRGDWDLSNHSKHSGQDLKYFDEETKEKYFPYIIETSAGADRSFLTFLIAAFYEIKGGRTKTTKAVKEEEVVLKLDKRLAPIKIAVLPLVRNKPELVKKAKEVYQLLKPYFMCQYDELGSIGRRYRRMDEVGCFLALTIDFESLKQDDLTVRERDTMKQERVKIKDLVKVLKEKLEN, translated from the coding sequence ATGCTCAATAAAAATATGGAAAAAGATTTGATGTCAAAAATTATATCTTTATGTAGACGACGAGGTTTTATTTTTCCTTCTTCAGAGATTTATGGCGGTTTTGGCTCTGGTTATGATTTTGGGCCTTTGGGGGTGGAAATGAAAAATAATATAAAACAGGCCTGGTGGGATGAGATGACAAAAAAGCAGGAAAATATAGTTGGTTTGGACGCGGCAATTTTGATGTCGCCTCAGGTTTGGCAGGCCTCCGGTCATTTAACCGCCGGTTTTGCTGATGAATTGGTTGAGTGTAAAAAATGCCATCACCGTTTTAGAAAGGACTTTTTGAAAGAGAATAAGTGTCCTGATTGCGGCGGAGAACTAACTCCTCCTCGAAAATTCAATTTGATGATGAAAACTTTTGTTGGGCCAGTAGAAGATGAGGTAGCCGTCACTTACTTAAGAGCAGAAACCTGCCAGGGGATATACTTAAATTTTTTAAATGTTTTAAATTCAATGCGGCTGAAAATTCCTTTTGGCATAGCTCAGATCGGCAAGGCCTTTAGAAATGAAATTACGCCGGGCAATTTTATTTATAGAACTCGAGAATTTGAACAAATGGAAATGCAGTGGTTTTGCCGCCCCCAAGAAGCCGATAAATTCTTTGACTACTGGAAAACGCAGAGAATAAAATGGTACTTGGGTCTGGGGATAAAAAAAGAAAATTTAAGAGCGGTTGAAGTTCCAGAAAAAGAAAGGTCTCATTATGCCAAAAGACAAATAGATATAGAGTATAAGTTTCCCTTTGGCTCGCCTCGCTTCGGAGGCGAAGCGGGCTGGCAGGAAATAGAGGGAATTCATAATCGGGGAGATTGGGATTTATCCAATCATTCAAAACATTCCGGCCAAGATCTTAAATATTTTGATGAAGAAACCAAAGAAAAATATTTTCCTTACATTATTGAAACATCAGCCGGAGCTGACAGAAGTTTTTTAACTTTTTTAATTGCGGCTTTCTATGAGATAAAAGGCGGCCGGACTAAAACAACCAAAGCCGTTAAAGAAGAAGAGGTGGTTTTAAAGTTGGATAAAAGATTAGCGCCAATCAAAATTGCTGTTTTGCCTTTAGTCAGAAACAAACCCGAATTAGTTAAAAAAGCCAAAGAAGTTTATCAATTATTAAAACCTTATTTTATGTGTCAGTATGATGAGTTGGGTTCAATTGGTCGTAGATACCGGAGAATGGATGAGGTGGGCTGCTTCCTTGCTCTTACTATTGATTTTGAGAGTTTAAAACAAGATGACTTGACTGTTAGAGAGCGCGACACAATGAAACAAGAAAGAGTAAAAATTAAAGATTTAGTTAAAGTTCTAAAAGAAAAACTGGAAAATTAA
- a CDS encoding AI-2E family transporter: MENNKKLLDISWGTVWKIALAVIFIYFLYLIKDILIWFLFALILSILFEPAIDFLQKRKIPRVLATGLIYFSVFGILGFSIYLISPALVLEIQKITRDFPQYLEELTPLLRNLGIIAFEDFEGLLKVFQERLVQISKGVLFALAAIFGGIFTTLTVFVIAFFLSLEEKGIKKAIILFTPQKIEARVLNIWHKSQQKVAIWFGSRVLGCLFVGLACFLTFWIFDINYAFSLSFFAGITNIVPIIGPILAGIVIVILTVLDSWLKAFFVLIAFVLIQQIEGSILTPILTKKFIGLPPALVLISLIIGGQLWGILGAILIIPLAAVIYEFLKDFLKKRKEEETEAVVL; encoded by the coding sequence ATGGAAAATAATAAAAAATTGTTAGATATTTCTTGGGGAACAGTTTGGAAAATTGCCTTAGCGGTTATTTTTATTTATTTCCTTTATTTGATAAAGGATATTTTAATTTGGTTTCTTTTTGCTTTAATTCTTTCTATTTTATTTGAGCCAGCCATTGATTTTTTACAAAAAAGAAAAATTCCACGGGTTTTAGCCACCGGCCTGATTTATTTCAGCGTTTTTGGCATCTTGGGTTTTTCTATTTATTTAATTAGCCCGGCCCTTGTCTTGGAAATTCAAAAAATTACCCGGGATTTTCCTCAATATCTTGAAGAATTAACTCCCCTCTTGAGAAATTTAGGCATTATTGCTTTTGAAGATTTTGAAGGTTTACTAAAAGTGTTTCAAGAAAGATTAGTTCAGATTTCAAAAGGGGTTTTGTTTGCTTTGGCAGCCATTTTTGGGGGGATTTTTACCACTCTTACGGTTTTCGTTATTGCTTTTTTCCTTTCTTTGGAAGAAAAGGGAATAAAAAAAGCGATAATTCTTTTTACTCCTCAAAAAATAGAAGCAAGAGTATTAAATATCTGGCATAAAAGTCAGCAAAAAGTTGCTATCTGGTTCGGAAGCCGTGTTTTAGGGTGTCTTTTTGTCGGCTTGGCTTGTTTTTTAACCTTCTGGATATTTGATATTAATTATGCTTTTTCCCTGTCTTTTTTTGCCGGAATAACCAATATTGTGCCCATTATTGGGCCAATTTTGGCCGGAATTGTAATTGTAATTCTGACTGTTTTAGATTCTTGGCTAAAGGCATTTTTTGTTTTAATTGCTTTTGTTTTAATTCAGCAAATAGAAGGAAGTATTTTAACCCCAATTTTAACTAAAAAATTCATTGGATTGCCGCCAGCTTTGGTCTTAATTTCTTTAATAATCGGCGGACAGCTTTGGGGAATTTTAGGCGCTATTTTAATAATTCCTTTAGCAGCCGTAATTTATGAATTTTTAAAGGATTTTTTGAAAAAAAGAAAGGAAGAAGAAACAGAAGCGGTCGTATTGTAA